The window CAACGTCTCAAGGATACTCTTCCAGCAATGTATGATCTTATTGATAGAGCAGAGTGGAGAAGCCATGAAGACTGTGTGGCCAAACTCCTTCCAAATCTCAAGGACGCAGTGTACAATGCTGATGATCTTCTCGATGAGTTCAGATGGTACGAACAAAAGGTGGCACTGGAAGGTAATGCTGCAAGCCAATCTCCTTTTTTGGAATTCTTTGATTGTGTTATTCAAGGAAGATTCAATAAAGTGACTGATATCATTGAAAGGCTAAATAATGTTTCTAGCGAGCTGGAGAAGCTAGGGTTACGTGAAATTCCCCAGCggtttgacaaaacattgaggCCAGAAACTAGCTCTTTCCCAAGTGATAGAGAAATATACGGTCGTGACAATGAACTGGAGAAAGTGATGGAATTGCTTAGTGTACCTAAAAATTATACTGGTGTTCATTCCAAACGCAAGAGAGGAAGTAATGATGCATCAACAAGCACATCAACATCCAACCAAGTTAGTGTTCCTATTTTGCCGATAGTTGGAATTGGGGGTGTTGGAAAGACCACTTTGGCCCAACATATCTGCAACCACCTATTAGTTAAGTCTCACTTTGACCCAGTAATTTGGATATTCGTCTCAGATGACTTTGATGTCAAGAGATTAACTAAGGAGGCCATAGAATCCGCTTCTGGAAAAGAGGCAAAAACCGATCATTTGGATTCTATTCAGCATGTTCTTCGTGAAAATGTGAAAAATAAGAGGATCTTGATAATACTTGATGATGTATGGGATGATGCCTTAAAGGAAAATGGGCAGTGTTGGAAGAAGTTTTGTTCACCTTTAGCAAATGTATGCCAGGGAAGCATGATGTTAATTACCACTAGATCTTCCAAGGTTTCTAATGCACTCGGGACATTGGAACCCTTCACAGTGAATTGTTTGCAGAATGATATCTTTTGGGATTTCTTCAAATTATGTGCATTTGGGTCTGACAGTTCAAACAATGATCCTGAGTTAGAGTGCATTGGCAGAAGCATACTTCCTAAGTTAAAGGGTTCACCTCTAGCTGCGAAAACTCTTGGACGCTTGTTAAGAATGGACCATCACACGACGCATTGGAAAAATGTACAAAAGAGTGAACTGTGGGAGTTGAAACAAGAGGAGACTGACATTTTGCCAGCTCTTCAGTTGAGCTACATGTACTTACCCTTACATTTGAAGAGATGCTTCTCATTTTGTGCTGTGTACCCAAAGGATTATAATTTTGAAAAAGATAGTTTATGTGAAATTTGGGTAGCTGAAGGCTTTGTGGAACCTGAAGGGGACATTCCAATTCTAGATACGAGCAAAAAGTATTTTGAAGACCTTGTAAGCCGGTCCTTCTTTCAAAAAGTTTATGGTACATATGTAATCCATGATTTGATGCATGATATGGCACAACTAGTTTCAAAGCATGATTGTTTCATCATAAAAGACACAGGCGACTTTCAAAAAGTTCCTCACAATGTTCGCCATTTGATGATACTTGATAGCGAAAAGTTTGATTGTTCCAACTTATTGAGCCTATGCAAGCACACAAAGTTGCGTACTATACTCTGTAACAAGTCTCTATGGCATAAAACTTTAGCTTCTGTAATGGACCATTGGTGTACTGAACTTTGGCAGATACGTGTGTTTTCTTGTGCCTTCCTAAAGGAGATACCAAAGAGTATTGGAAATTTGAAACATCTTCGTTACCTTCAAATCTCTGGATCTTGTCATTTGAACAGTATTCCTCTACAGTTCTGTTGCCTCTACAATTTGCAGTGTTTTAATGCTTTGGAGTGTGTAGTTGAAAGCTTGCCTTGTGACTTTGATAGGTTGATCAATCTGCGGAGATATAAATCACAGGGATTTGTATACGATCGAATGGGACAACTGCATCTCGGTACACATTGGGAACATGAAGTTAGATTGATGAAGAATTTCAACCAATTCTATGGGGATTTGAGGCTATCCAATCTTGGTGCACTAAGTAAGGACCTTGCAGCTGAAATCAAACTAAACAGGAAGAGATATATTGGAAGTCTGACCCTGCAATGGT of the Oryza sativa Japonica Group chromosome 2, ASM3414082v1 genome contains:
- the LOC4329024 gene encoding disease resistance protein RGA2 isoform X1, with product MSLSKTIGFISGVNECVNLFQWARSAISSLHTRWSGTQDQKLQDEVLQLQSGLQRLKDTLPAMYDLIDRAEWRSHEDCVAKLLPNLKDAVYNADDLLDEFRWYEQKVALEGNAASQSPFLEFFDCVIQGRFNKVTDIIERLNNVSSELEKLGLREIPQRFDKTLRPETSSFPSDREIYGRDNELEKVMELLSVPKNYTGVHSKRKRGSNDASTSTSTSNQVSVPILPIVGIGGVGKTTLAQHICNHLLVKSHFDPVIWIFVSDDFDVKRLTKEAIESASGKEAKTDHLDSIQHVLRENVKNKRILIILDDVWDDALKENGQCWKKFCSPLANVCQGSMMLITTRSSKVSNALGTLEPFTVNCLQNDIFWDFFKLCAFGSDSSNNDPELECIGRSILPKLKGSPLAAKTLGRLLRMDHHTTHWKNVQKSELWELKQEETDILPALQLSYMYLPLHLKRCFSFCAVYPKDYNFEKDSLCEIWVAEGFVEPEGDIPILDTSKKYFEDLVSRSFFQKVYGTYVIHDLMHDMAQLVSKHDCFIIKDTGDFQKVPHNVRHLMILDSEKFDCSNLLSLCKHTKLRTILCNKSLWHKTLASVMDHWCTELWQIRVFSCAFLKEIPKSIGNLKHLRYLQISGSCHLNSIPLQFCCLYNLQCFNALECVVESLPCDFDRLINLRRYKSQGFVYDRMGQLHLGTHWEHEVRLMKNFNQFYGDLRLSNLGALSKDLAAEIKLNRKRYIGSLTLQWCLWISQEHNEMEVFQVLHPPTSLRSLKLMYYLGESLPCWFQEQNGCNEIAGVIANNNNGCISVFSSLTYLDISDCEKLSNLNQFLQVAHVPSLERIRISNCGRVASTPRFGDFHCLEELILDHCKIFDHSESLSIPSLKKLVLHYSGNPISKIECRSLTSLSFVCPSVTSIPLQVWSSNLPALQNLDIKWCPSLTFIGESEPADFTNLSHQVSSSSSRIRTFSSLTVLTIHGCEKLLTLDDLLKQEYLPFIKSIKISYCQGLLSLPGEMFGSFPFLNDLGIWNCPSLTWQRGLVLPSSLLELNLIDCGYFSTWLPSCLENVTSLVILRIIKCRGITYITDQTLSSNLASLQELCIEDCPDLVSIGRGKLIAKLKKGGMAGKIG
- the LOC4329024 gene encoding disease resistance protein RGA2 isoform X2; its protein translation is MSLSKTIGFISGVNECVNLFQWARSAISSLHTRWSGTQDQKLQDEVLQLQSGLQRLKDTLPAMYDLIDRAEWRSHEDCVAKLLPNLKDAVYNADDLLDEFRWYEQKVALEGNAASQSPFLEFFDCVIQGRFNKVTDIIERLNNVSSELEKLGLREIPQRFDKTLRPETSSFPSDREIYGRDNELEKVMELLSVPKNYTGVHSKRKRGSNDASTSTSTSNQVSVPILPIVGIGGVGKTTLAQHICNHLLVKSHFDPVIWIFVSDDFDVKRLTKEAIESASGKEAKTDHLDSIQHVLRENVKNKRILIILDDVWDDALKENGQCWKKFCSPLANVCQGSMMLITTRSSKVSNALGTLEPFTVNCLQNDIFWDFFKLCAFGSDSSNNDPELECIGRSILPKLKGSPLAAKTLGRLLRMDHHTTHWKNVQKSELWELKQEETDILPALQLSYMYLPLHLKRCFSFCAVYPKDYNFEKDSLCEIWVAEGFVEPEGDIPILDTSKKYFEDLVSRSFFQKVYGTYVIHDLMHDMAQLVSKHDCFIIKDTGDFQKVPHNVRHLMILDSEKFDCSNLLSLCKHTKLRTILCNKSLWHKTLASVMDHWCTELWQIRVFSCAFLKEIPKSIGNLKHLRYLQISGSCHLNSIPLQFCCLYNLQCFNALECVVESLPCDFDRLINLRRYKSQGFVYDRMGQLHLGTHWEHEVRLMKNFNQFYGDLRLSNLGALSKDLAAEIKLNRKRYIGSLTLQWCLWISQEHNEMEVFQVLHPPTSLRSLKLMYYLGESLPCWFQEQNGCNEIAGVIANNNNGCISVFSSLTYLDISDCEKLSNLNQFLQVAHVPSLERIRISNCGRVASTPRFGDFHCLEELILDHCKIFDHSESLSIPSLKKLVLHYSGNPISKIECRSLTSLSFVCPSVTSIPLQVWSSNLPALQNLDIKWCPSLTFIGESEPADFTNLSHQVSSSSSRIRTFSSLTVLTIHGCEKLLTLDDLLKQEYLPFIKSIKISYCQGLLSLPGEMFGSFPFLNDLGIWNCPSLTWQRGLVLPSSLLELNLIDCGYFSTWLPSCLENVTSLVILRIIKCRGITYITDQTLSSNLASLQELCIEDCPDLVSIGRGKLIAKLKKVRIFERR